In the Tautonia marina genome, one interval contains:
- a CDS encoding formate dehydrogenase accessory sulfurtransferase FdhD: MSGPESVRTRVQRVRAHGGEAEILWDRLAPEEPMEIRLGFGPIDRRAVRTIGITMRTPGHDAELAVGFLLNERVIPSPEAIDEVAREEPEDAGRSLDRIIRVDLKPGVEVDLERFARNVLTNSSCGVCGTATLRALNLDGCRPNPGHGPVVEAETIHRLPALLRDYQRVFVETGGLHAAALLDAHGSLIAAREDIGRHNTVDKLIGARALGTLDGPHPDADPAILLVSGRAGFEIVQKAVTARLPIVAAVGAPSSLAVEVAETFGLTLCGFVGPDRFNVYSAPWRVRVRVEAASISTADPAR; encoded by the coding sequence ATGTCCGGTCCGGAGTCCGTGCGAACCCGAGTGCAGCGCGTCCGAGCCCACGGCGGCGAGGCGGAGATCCTCTGGGATCGCCTCGCCCCCGAGGAGCCGATGGAGATCCGGCTCGGCTTCGGCCCGATCGACCGCCGAGCGGTTCGGACCATCGGCATCACCATGCGGACCCCCGGCCACGACGCGGAGCTGGCCGTCGGCTTCCTGCTCAATGAGCGGGTCATCCCCTCGCCCGAGGCCATCGACGAGGTCGCCCGCGAGGAACCCGAGGACGCCGGCCGGTCGCTCGACCGGATCATCCGGGTCGACCTGAAACCGGGGGTCGAGGTCGATCTGGAACGCTTCGCCCGCAATGTCTTGACCAACTCCAGTTGCGGCGTCTGCGGGACCGCCACCCTCCGCGCCCTGAACCTCGACGGATGCCGGCCGAACCCAGGCCACGGGCCGGTCGTCGAGGCCGAGACGATCCATCGCCTGCCCGCCTTGCTCCGTGACTACCAGCGTGTCTTCGTCGAGACCGGCGGCCTGCACGCCGCCGCCCTGCTCGACGCCCACGGTTCCCTGATCGCCGCCCGGGAGGACATCGGCCGCCACAACACCGTCGACAAGCTCATCGGCGCCCGGGCCCTGGGAACCCTCGACGGTCCCCACCCCGACGCCGATCCGGCCATCCTGCTCGTGAGCGGCCGGGCCGGGTTCGAGATCGTTCAGAAGGCCGTCACCGCTCGACTCCCGATCGTCGCCGCCGTCGGTGCCCCGTCGAGCCTGGCGGTTGAGGTGGCCGAGACCTTCGGCCTGACTCTTTGCGGCTTCGTTGGTCCCGATCGGTTCAACGTCTACAGCGCCCCGTGGCGGGTCCGGGTCCGGGTCGAGGCCGCCTCGATCTCGACCGCCGATCCTGCCCGCTGA
- a CDS encoding SRPBCC family protein: MASAHSIRHAQETSRVSQQDQHGSAPINVGETERIASQVGGGALIVLGLAKGGLKGLITAGIGGALLYRGTTGHCSLYQAMGVDTSEPDQGPSGSVPAQHGVRVEEAILIDRPAEEIYTYWRDHANLSSFMSEVVSVTSADGIHSHWVVEGPLGVRLEWDAEIHHDEPGRLIAWRSLPGAQVATAGSVHFAPATGGRGTEVRVNQKFDPPGGKLTAHVARLISYDPSTVTRENLRRLKQLMEVGEIATVLGQPSGRPAPG; this comes from the coding sequence ATGGCTTCGGCACACTCGATCCGGCACGCTCAGGAGACCTCCCGCGTCTCCCAACAGGACCAGCACGGTTCGGCGCCGATCAACGTGGGCGAAACCGAGCGCATCGCCTCGCAGGTCGGCGGCGGCGCCCTGATCGTCCTTGGCCTGGCCAAAGGGGGGTTGAAGGGCTTGATCACCGCCGGCATCGGCGGGGCCTTGCTCTACCGAGGGACCACCGGCCACTGCTCGCTCTACCAGGCGATGGGGGTCGATACCTCCGAGCCCGACCAGGGGCCCTCCGGCAGCGTCCCCGCCCAGCACGGCGTTCGGGTCGAGGAAGCCATCCTCATCGACCGCCCGGCCGAGGAAATTTACACCTACTGGCGCGATCACGCCAACCTCTCCTCCTTCATGAGCGAGGTCGTCTCCGTCACTTCGGCCGACGGCATCCACTCGCACTGGGTCGTTGAGGGGCCGCTCGGCGTTCGCCTGGAGTGGGACGCCGAGATCCACCACGACGAACCCGGCCGCCTGATCGCCTGGCGGAGTTTGCCCGGCGCTCAGGTTGCCACCGCCGGTTCCGTCCACTTTGCCCCCGCCACCGGAGGCCGAGGGACCGAGGTCCGCGTCAACCAGAAGTTCGACCCGCCCGGCGGCAAGCTCACGGCCCATGTGGCCCGCCTCATCAGTTACGACCCCTCGACCGTTACCCGAGAGAACCTCCGCCGCCTGAAGCAGCTGATGGAGGTCGGCGAGATCGCCACCGTCCTCGGCCAGCCTTCGGGCCGACCGGCCCCCGGCTGA
- a CDS encoding zinc-dependent alcohol dehydrogenase: MKALCWYGKQDVRVVNVPDPTILNPGDAILRITSTAICGSDLHLYDGFIPTMAPGDILGHEFMGEVVAVGPSVKTLKVGDRVVVPFPIACGHCSFCKSDLFALCDNSNPNAALTEAAYGHAPAGIFGYSHLMGGYAGGQAEYVRVPYADVGPMKVPESLTDEQVLFLTDIFPTGYMAAEQAGISPGDTVAVWGCGPVGLFAIKSAFLLGAERVIAIDHYDRRLQMARDHCGAEAVNYEEVDLFWYLKDTTGGRGPDVCIDAVGLEAHGHSVDALLDYAKTSLYLATDRARVLRQAIIACRKGGTVSIPGVYGGLLDKVPFGAAFNKGLTLKMGQTHVHRYLKPLLDRVEKGEIDTTFLITHRVPLDQAPDAYATFRDQPDECVKVVMTP, from the coding sequence ATGAAGGCACTCTGCTGGTACGGCAAGCAAGACGTTCGGGTGGTCAACGTGCCCGACCCGACCATCCTGAACCCAGGCGACGCGATTCTCCGGATCACCTCGACCGCCATCTGCGGCTCGGACTTGCACCTCTACGACGGCTTCATCCCGACGATGGCCCCCGGCGACATCCTCGGCCACGAGTTCATGGGAGAGGTCGTCGCCGTCGGCCCGAGCGTCAAGACCCTGAAGGTCGGCGACCGGGTCGTCGTCCCCTTCCCGATCGCCTGCGGCCACTGTTCCTTCTGCAAGAGCGACCTGTTCGCCCTCTGCGACAACTCGAACCCCAATGCCGCCCTGACCGAAGCGGCGTACGGCCACGCCCCGGCCGGCATCTTCGGCTACTCGCACCTGATGGGCGGCTATGCCGGCGGCCAGGCCGAGTACGTCCGCGTCCCTTATGCCGACGTTGGGCCGATGAAGGTTCCCGAGTCCCTCACCGATGAACAGGTCCTGTTCCTGACCGACATCTTCCCGACCGGCTACATGGCCGCCGAGCAGGCGGGTATCTCGCCCGGCGATACCGTCGCCGTCTGGGGATGCGGCCCGGTCGGCCTCTTTGCCATCAAGAGCGCCTTCCTGCTCGGGGCCGAGCGCGTCATCGCCATCGACCACTACGATCGCCGCCTCCAGATGGCCCGCGACCACTGTGGCGCCGAGGCCGTCAATTACGAGGAGGTCGATCTGTTCTGGTATCTCAAGGACACCACCGGTGGCCGAGGTCCCGACGTCTGCATCGACGCCGTCGGCCTCGAAGCCCACGGCCACAGCGTCGATGCCCTGCTCGACTACGCCAAGACCTCCCTTTACCTCGCCACCGACCGCGCTCGGGTGCTCCGCCAGGCGATCATTGCCTGCCGCAAGGGGGGGACCGTCTCGATCCCCGGCGTTTACGGCGGCCTGCTCGACAAGGTTCCCTTCGGCGCCGCCTTCAATAAAGGGTTGACCCTGAAGATGGGCCAGACCCACGTCCACCGCTATCTGAAGCCCCTGCTCGATCGGGTCGAGAAGGGGGAGATCGACACGACCTTCCTCATCACCCACCGCGTCCCGCTCGACCAGGCCCCCGACGCCTACGCCACCTTCCGCGACCAGCCCGACGAGTGCGTCAAGGTGGTCATGACCCCCTGA